The window TGTATTTCATGCGTTGCAAAAAGTATGGTTTTATCATGCTCGTGGCAGTACTCTTTAAGTTGCAACAATAAATCGGCTTTGTGGTTGATATCGAGATGGCTCGTAGGCTCGTCCATGAGTATGTAGTCGGTATCTTGAACTATCGCTCTAGCAATTAAAACACGCTGTAACTGTCCATCGCTTAGAGTTCCTGCTTTACGGTCGTGTAGTTTATGCAAATCAAATTTTTCTAACACCTCATCAATGATTTCATGATCCATCGCAGCCAGCTTACCGATGTAGTTAGTATAAGGTGCACGGCTCAATTCAAGTAATTCTCGCACGGTTAGAAATTGACTGAAAGCTCTTTCAGTAAGCACAATAGAAATGAGTTTGGAGCGATCTCTTGGAGCAATATTTTGCCATTTTTGATTATTGATTGAGACTTTTCCGTTGATGATGTGTTCACCGCTAGCAACGGCCCTTAAAAATGTCGATTTACCAGATCCATTAGTTCCTATGAGTGCTATGAGTCTCGCTTTCGCGAAAGCGATATCACCAGCAAACTCTGCTACTACGCAATGGCCATAACCTACCTGTATGTTTTCTATTTGAATCATTAAAAATGTAGGTTACGTTTGCGCATGATCAACCAAATAATAAGCGGTGCGCCCAGTAATGACGTGACCGCGTTGATGGGTAATGAATAATTTGAAAATGGTAATTGAGAGACGATGTCGCAAAAAAGTAGAAGCGTGGCACCTAATAAAATGGCGGTAGGAATCAGAATTTTATGATTGACTGTAGGTAAAATGAGTCTTGATAAATGAGGTACCGCAAGTCCTATAAATGCGATAGGTCCAGCAAATGCGGTGATGCTACCAGCAAGAATACTGGTGATGATAATAATGATCCAGCGTGTGTTTTTAATGTTTATTCCTAGACTGAGTGCATAACTCTCGCCCAAAAGAAGTGCGTTCAATGGCTTGATGATCCATAAAAGCAATACAATTGACACCAAAAATAGCAAGCTGATGATCCATAAATCACTCCAATCAATATTTCCTAAACTTCCTAACGACCAAAATACATAACGTTTCAGCTCGTCGCTGCTGGAAAAGTAACTAAGAATACCTACTACAGCACTACTTAAACTTCCTACCATTAAGCCTACGATAAGCAAGCCCATCGTATCTTTAATGCGCAAGGACATAAGGATGATTAATAAAAGCACGGCAATACTACCTATAACACTTGCGGCGATGATTCCTATGCCAGAGATGGCGCTTATTCCTAAAGCCGTTGCGCCCATAATTACAAGCGCAACGCCTAATCCTGCGCCACTAGAAATTCCTAGAACAAATGGTCCCGCCAGCGGATTCCTAAAGAGCGTTTGCATGAGCAAACCTGCGATAGCTAGTCCTGCACCAGTTAGCACTGCCATAATTGCTCTAGGCAATCGTAAATCGGTAATAATGTAACGCATGGTTTTACTCGTTTGCCTATTATCAATTCCCAACAATGCGTCCCAAACTTGAGAAGGTTTTATAAAAACAGTTCCCAGACAAACATCTGCAATAAAAAAGAGCAGCAATAATGCGGTCAATATGAGGAGTTGTTTTTTCAAAAAGAGTAATTCTTCTATTTAAGAAGTAGCGAAGATAACGCACTAAGGTAGATTGTGGAAAACAGTGTTTACTCTTGTTGTATTTTCTTCAATTCATAGTTGGTACTGCGGCCACCAGCTTTTTCTTTTTGCAATATATTTTTCTTTATTAAATCTTGTATATCTCTCAAAGCGGTATCTGTGGAACATTTATTAATTTTTGCCCACTTAGAGGTGGTTAATTTACCTTCAAATCCATCTAAAAGCTTATTGAGCATCTTTTTTTGACGATCATTATTGACCTGTTTTGCATAGGTATTCCAAAAATGATGCTTGCAAATCACTTTATTAAGAGTAATTTCTGATGATTTCACAGAATTAAACAAGCATTCAAGAAACCAAGTGATCCATCTGGTAACATCTAGATAGCCTTGTTGTACCTTTTCTAAGGTATTGTAATAAGATTTGCGATCCTTTCTTATTTGAGAAGACATGCTGTAATACCTTTGTGGTATTCCATCAGCTCGGGCAAGCAACATGTCTGAAATGGCTCTAGAGATTCTTCCATTACCATCTTCAAAAGGGTGTATCGTTATAAACCAGAGATGTGCAAGAGCAGCCTTTATAAGTGGTTCTATAGTATCATTAGAATTATACCAATTTAAAAAGTCAGTTATTTCTAAATCTATAGTAGTTGACGCTGGCGCTTCAAAATGTACTTTTTCCTTACCTAAAGCACCAGATATTACTTGCATAGGACCAGTGGAATCTTTTCTCCAATCGCCAACTACTATCTCAAACATACCACTTCTTCCTGTTGGGAATAAAGCTGCATGCCAGTCAAATAATCGTTGTCGAGTCAAAGGCAACTGATAATTTTGTGTAGCATCTACTAACATATCAACAACACCATCTACATTGCGCTCTGAATAAACAGCGTTTTCTATTTCCAGTCCTAATCTACGAGCTAGTGAAGAGCGCACCTGTTCTACATCGAGGATTTCGCCTTCTATTTCTGTAGATTTCAGAACGTCCAAAGTAAGTGTTTCTAAAAGTGCTTCAGTTTTAAAAGAAAACCCTAGAGCTTCCATTTTGCCGACTAATTTTCCTTGTTGATTTCTTACCTTACTTACTAATGGTAGCAAAGCATCGTTGTCCCAACTAAAATTAGGCCAGTCGTTTTTTTGATAGATATAAGGTTTAAGTGTCATTCACCGCAAATTATGCGGTGAATATACGGTTTATTCACCGCATTAATAAACATTCACCGCATAATTTGCGGCGATTAGAGGTGTTATTCACCGCATTTGAATCAGAAAGTATTAATTATTGGAAATTTCCTCATTCAAAACACCACTTAAATATGCTCCCATACTCATGCAGGCTTGTAGTAAATAGCCGCCAGTAGGAGCATCCCAATCCAGCATTTCTCCTATGCAATAGTGATTGGGTTTATTTTTAAGTTCAAATGTTTGAGTAACTGCATTTCTTGAAACACCACCTATGGTAGAGATCGCTTCATCTATAGTGCTAGAATCAGTTATTTCTAAAGGAAATTTTTTAATGAATTGTGCTAAGGTTGTGGTAGTTAAATACTCTTCTTTAGTGAGATGAAAATAGAGCAAGTCCAGTTGTGCAGCGCTTAATTTGAGTTCCTTTTTTAAAATACGTGTGGTATTGCTGTAAATAGATTGCTTTAATTTCTCTATGACCTTTTCTAAAGTAAGCATAGGTTTAAAATCGATGTAAACAACCGCTTTTGAAGACGCCTCAAGCTGTTTTCTTATTTGTGGACTCAACCCATAAATTGCATTACCTTCTAATCCTGATTTGGTTATTACAGCCTCGCCTTTCTGAACTTGATCGTCGCAAGAAATAGCAATATTTTTTAGCGGACTTCCTTCATGCTTATTAATGAAATCAGTCTTCCAGATAGTGTGATAGGCACAATTAGAAGCTTTAAAGGCAGTTGTTGCTACTCCATTATTTGCAAAGGTTTCTAGCCAGTCACCAGTAGAACCAGTCACTTTCCAGCTGGCGCCACCAAGGCAAAAAACCACAACATCTGCAACTATTGATTGTTCATTAATAATAGGATTTCTATTTTCATCCCAATTTTGAAAAGTATGGTCGTATTTAAATTTCACACCTTTTTCTTCTAGATGTTTGAGAACCGCATTGAGTACTTCAATGGGCTTGATTCCTTTTACAGGATAAACTCGTTTACTACTTCCCACGTAGGTAGAAATTCCAATTTGATCAAGCCAATTCCTAAAATCAGTATTGGTAAAATGGAGTAGAGGAACAGCAAGAAAATCACTAGGTGTGTATTTTTTAATCAGTTGTTCCACAGGTTCAGAATGGGTGAGATTAAAACCACCTTTTCCAGCGACAAGAAATTTGCGACCAGCAGTTTTATTTTTTTCATAAATGGTAACAGCAAACTTTTCTGGATCTAAGAACGCCGCCAGCATAAAAGCCGATGGTCCGCCACCTATAATTGCTACTGTTTTCCTCATGCGGCAAAAGTACTAGTTAAATCTGTTCTTTACTTTTGAATGACGGTCTCATCTTACCATTCTTAGAATTATTTTTGTTGGTGTCATTTTGGAATCCTATTGATTATACCATATTTTGCCTTTTTTTCACAGATGAAATCAACTTTTTGTTTCCTTTTATTATTGCCTTTACTGGTTGCTGCACAGATAAATGAAAGCGACACGCTTCGTCTTAAAGCAAACCTTTCCTTAACCGGTCTTTATCAAGCTGGAAATGTTGAAACGGTAATTTTTAGAGCAAAATCTGATTTTAGTTTTACACCTTTTAAAAAATGGGTGTTT is drawn from Nonlabens dokdonensis DSW-6 and contains these coding sequences:
- a CDS encoding ABC transporter ATP-binding protein; translated protein: MIQIENIQVGYGHCVVAEFAGDIAFAKARLIALIGTNGSGKSTFLRAVASGEHIINGKVSINNQKWQNIAPRDRSKLISIVLTERAFSQFLTVRELLELSRAPYTNYIGKLAAMDHEIIDEVLEKFDLHKLHDRKAGTLSDGQLQRVLIARAIVQDTDYILMDEPTSHLDINHKADLLLQLKEYCHEHDKTILFATHEIQLALSLCDEVVSIHKGSIAHHTTAKFHDSKLLQQIFPSKNLSFKNGTIGFDF
- a CDS encoding iron ABC transporter permease; translated protein: MKKQLLILTALLLLFFIADVCLGTVFIKPSQVWDALLGIDNRQTSKTMRYIITDLRLPRAIMAVLTGAGLAIAGLLMQTLFRNPLAGPFVLGISSGAGLGVALVIMGATALGISAISGIGIIAASVIGSIAVLLLIILMSLRIKDTMGLLIVGLMVGSLSSAVVGILSYFSSSDELKRYVFWSLGSLGNIDWSDLWIISLLFLVSIVLLLWIIKPLNALLLGESYALSLGINIKNTRWIIIIITSILAGSITAFAGPIAFIGLAVPHLSRLILPTVNHKILIPTAILLGATLLLFCDIVSQLPFSNYSLPINAVTSLLGAPLIIWLIMRKRNLHF
- a CDS encoding Fic family protein, translated to MTLKPYIYQKNDWPNFSWDNDALLPLVSKVRNQQGKLVGKMEALGFSFKTEALLETLTLDVLKSTEIEGEILDVEQVRSSLARRLGLEIENAVYSERNVDGVVDMLVDATQNYQLPLTRQRLFDWHAALFPTGRSGMFEIVVGDWRKDSTGPMQVISGALGKEKVHFEAPASTTIDLEITDFLNWYNSNDTIEPLIKAALAHLWFITIHPFEDGNGRISRAISDMLLARADGIPQRYYSMSSQIRKDRKSYYNTLEKVQQGYLDVTRWITWFLECLFNSVKSSEITLNKVICKHHFWNTYAKQVNNDRQKKMLNKLLDGFEGKLTTSKWAKINKCSTDTALRDIQDLIKKNILQKEKAGGRSTNYELKKIQQE
- a CDS encoding BaiN/RdsA family NAD(P)/FAD-dependent oxidoreductase, with translation MRKTVAIIGGGPSAFMLAAFLDPEKFAVTIYEKNKTAGRKFLVAGKGGFNLTHSEPVEQLIKKYTPSDFLAVPLLHFTNTDFRNWLDQIGISTYVGSSKRVYPVKGIKPIEVLNAVLKHLEEKGVKFKYDHTFQNWDENRNPIINEQSIVADVVVFCLGGASWKVTGSTGDWLETFANNGVATTAFKASNCAYHTIWKTDFINKHEGSPLKNIAISCDDQVQKGEAVITKSGLEGNAIYGLSPQIRKQLEASSKAVVYIDFKPMLTLEKVIEKLKQSIYSNTTRILKKELKLSAAQLDLLYFHLTKEEYLTTTTLAQFIKKFPLEITDSSTIDEAISTIGGVSRNAVTQTFELKNKPNHYCIGEMLDWDAPTGGYLLQACMSMGAYLSGVLNEEISNN